Proteins from a genomic interval of Bradyrhizobium sp. G127:
- a CDS encoding helix-turn-helix transcriptional regulator yields the protein MPATQDNLLGVYLKDRRAKLDPAAFGFSLKRRRTPGLRREEVAQRANVSATWYTWLEQGRGGAPSPDVLDRIARAMMLTDVEREHIFLLGLGRPPEVRYQAPEGVTPRLQRVLDSLEVSPAFVKTPTWDVVAWNRAATVVLTDYSTLAPEQRNILRLIFRDSRVRTVQSNWEHVARYVVAAFRADAARAGATHEIQSLVEDLCRLSPEFETMWRDNDVRTYGDGAKILHHPVAGPLALEYSAFAVDGRPDLGMVIYNPATPADADKIRALLKTKRKAAR from the coding sequence GCCTGCCACTCAGGACAACCTGCTGGGCGTCTACCTGAAGGATCGACGCGCCAAGCTCGATCCTGCCGCTTTCGGCTTTTCGTTGAAACGCCGCCGAACTCCGGGCCTGCGGCGCGAGGAAGTCGCGCAGCGCGCCAATGTCAGCGCCACCTGGTACACGTGGCTAGAACAAGGACGCGGCGGCGCGCCGTCGCCCGATGTGCTCGATCGGATCGCGCGCGCCATGATGCTGACCGATGTGGAGCGTGAGCACATTTTCCTGCTCGGCCTGGGACGCCCGCCGGAGGTCCGCTATCAGGCACCGGAAGGCGTCACGCCACGATTGCAGCGCGTGCTCGACTCGCTGGAGGTCAGCCCGGCCTTTGTAAAAACCCCGACATGGGATGTCGTCGCCTGGAATCGCGCCGCGACGGTGGTGCTGACCGACTACAGCACCCTCGCGCCGGAGCAGCGGAATATCCTGCGCCTCATCTTCCGCGACTCGCGCGTCCGCACCGTGCAATCCAATTGGGAGCATGTCGCGCGCTATGTGGTGGCGGCGTTTCGTGCGGACGCTGCGCGCGCCGGGGCCACGCACGAAATTCAATCCCTCGTCGAGGATCTTTGCAGGCTCAGCCCGGAGTTCGAAACGATGTGGCGCGACAACGACGTTCGCACCTACGGTGACGGCGCGAAAATCCTGCATCACCCCGTCGCCGGGCCGCTCGCGCTGGAATATTCGGCCTTCGCCGTCGATGGCCGGCCCGATCTCGGCATGGTGATCTACAATCCGGCGACGCCGGCGGATGCCGACAAGATCAGGGCGCTGCTGAAGACGAAACGGAAGGCGGCGCGGTAA